A window of Argopecten irradians isolate NY chromosome 14, Ai_NY, whole genome shotgun sequence contains these coding sequences:
- the LOC138307985 gene encoding uncharacterized protein, with protein sequence MNTDLIRMYLNIITIFIVCNRCITSAGFCDTLATGFYSDPTSCYKYIQCDTFGTTFNFECNVGLIWDNDLQLCNIDTYNGNCVPPGATVTSNCATYCKNITSCYAGPEVIEVIFADSFVGCAKACKQSVNYCEGFNFLSTQQSCELFSSIVQTAFIVEDSCLFGQICLGP encoded by the exons ATGAATACTGATCTTATCAGAATGTATTTGAACATCATCACTATATTCATTGTTTGTAACCGCTGCATTACTAG TGCCGGTTTCTGCGACACTCTAGCAACAGGATTCTACTCCGACCCGACCTCGtgttataaatacatacaatgtgataCATTTGGGACGACCTTTAACTTTGAGTGCAATGTTGGCCTTATTTGGGATAACGATCTTCAACTGTGTAACATAGATACATACAATGGAAATTGCGTGCCACCCG GTGCAACTGTCACCAGTAATTGTGCTACCTACTGTAAGAACATAACGAGCTGTTACGCAGGACCGGAAGTTATCGAAGTCATATTTGCTGACTCATTTGTTGGTTGCGCGAAGGCCTGTAAGCAATCCGTTAACTATTGTGAGGGGTTTAACTTCCTGTCTACTCAGCAGTCATGTGAACTCTTCAGCAGTATAGTCCAGACGGCGTTCATTGTGGAAGATTCGTGTCTCTTTGGCCAAATCTGTCTGGGCCCATAG
- the LOC138307855 gene encoding uncharacterized protein: MYSPRTPIPKFSGINSDHMENNITFVTAYFFIETFRKGDTILQGIDDYLGWLEGFSNFDNDLIVFTDLPLVANMLWECRNHLPMHKTQIYIIHKNELWAFSLSDKIKEIYDKPGYPRHYPNTVVAEYPCIMHAKYELMERVIRQRMFRTKYLAWIDIGYFRSKYRKPFQLLIPPDFKEDHIAFVQMYTFEQHTAFSVISENAVWVAGGMFIGRPEYLMVFIEDYRRLVLSMLNRGIMGTDQHLLYIMYTESEHVFPRVPVQTYSAPCKCDWFYLGHYCRHIYENSRQQRQRRQAGRGQLLSIYHQYM; encoded by the coding sequence ATGTACTCCCCGAGGACTCCGATACCTAAGTTCTCCGGTATCAACAGCGACCACATGGAAAACAACATCACCTTCGTAACGGCCTACTTCTTTATAGAAACGTTCCGGAAGGGTGACACCATCCTACAGGGAATAGATGATTACCTTGGATGGCTGGAGGGGTTTTCTAACTTTGACAATGACCTTATAGTCTTTACAGATTTACCTTTAGTAGCGAATATGTTGTGGGAGTGTAGAAATCACCTCCCAATgcataaaacacaaatttatatcaTACACAAAAATGAGCTATGGGCGTTCAGTCTTTCCGACAAAATAAAGGAAATATATGACAAGCCAGGCTATCCGAGGCACTACCCTAACACTGTTGTAGCAGAGTATCCGTGTATTATGCATGCAAAATACGAGCTGATGGAAAGAGTCATACGGCAACGCATGTTCCGAACAAAATATTTGGCATGGATCGACATTGGCTACTTCCGGTCGAAATACCGGAAACCATTCCAGTTGTTGATACCTCCGGACTTTAAAGAAGATCACATCGCttttgtacaaatgtacacatTTGAGCAACATACAGCGTTTTCTGTGATAAGTGAGAATGCAGTTTGGGTAGCCGGCGGTATGTTTATAGGAAGACCAGAGTATCTTATGGTGTTTATTGAGGACTACCGGCGACTGGTGTTGTCAATGCTCAACAGGGGAATCATGGGAACGGACCAACACCTActttacataatgtatacagAGTCAGAGCATGTGTTCCCTCGGGTACCCGTCCAAACATACAGCGCCCCCTGTAAATGTGACTGGTTTTATCTAGGGCATTATTGCCGCCATATATACGAAAATTCTCGACAACAGCGTCAGCGGAGACAAGCTGGCCGAGGACAACTACTTAGCATATACCATCAGTATATGTAG